In Cicer arietinum cultivar CDC Frontier isolate Library 1 chromosome 7, Cicar.CDCFrontier_v2.0, whole genome shotgun sequence, a single window of DNA contains:
- the LOC101488725 gene encoding uncharacterized protein, whose protein sequence is GQFNHSHFNAFVSNNSSYTLNVKDPRFERLLSTQKGTYADDCLIERVTQHKCFIVATCDRDLKRRIRKIPGVPIMYITKKVKSVIGVLSYIQYGI, encoded by the exons GGCCAGTTCAATCATTCCCATTTCAATGCTTTTGTTTCTAATAATTCCTCTTACACTCTGAATGTAAAGGATCCTCGATTTGAGAGATTACTCTCTACTCAGAAGGGGACCTATGCCGATGATTGCCTTATTGAGAGAGTTAC ACAACATAAGTGTTTCATTGTCGCAACATGTGATCGTGACTTGAAGAGGAGAATCCGGAAG ATTCCTGGTGTGCCAATAATGTACATCACTAAAAAGGTCAAGAGTGTAATAGGTGTGCTCAGCTATATTCA GTATGGGATTTGA
- the LOC113784427 gene encoding transcription factor HEC1-like — MDNNEDILKTLETIDESTMNHMMTMMMQMEKFPESTYQPFDNTNSNTNSNSNNLNLTNTENEFCLMNPPLSSYPLQPNNASSFAYPSLEKKSSSMTTMREMIFRMAVMQPIHIDPETIKPPKRKNVKISKDTQRVAARHIRER, encoded by the coding sequence ATGGATAATAATGAGGACATATTGAAAACCttagaaactattgatgaaagcACCATGAATCACATGATGACAATGATGATGCAAATGGAAAAGTTTCCTGAATCAACATATCAACCATTTGATAACACCAACTCCAACACCAACTCCAACAGCAACAATCTCAATCTCACCAACACAGAAAATGAATTCTGTTTGATGAATCCACCACTCTCTTCTTATCCTCTTCAACCAAACAACGCTTCATCATTTGCATACCCTTCATTAGAGAAAAAGAGTTCATCAATGACAACAATGAGAGAAATGATATTCCGAATGGCGGTTATGCAACCTATTCATATAGACCCAGAAACCATTAAACCACCAAAGAGAAAAAACGTGAAGATTTCAAAAGATACACAGAGAGTAGCTGCAAGACACATAAGAGAAAGATGA